Part of the Uloborus diversus isolate 005 chromosome 2, Udiv.v.3.1, whole genome shotgun sequence genome, taaaaattgaaaattttctgcataAAATATGAAAACTCGAAAACTATTTCGAGGTACTAAATACTGCCCCTTCTAGTTTCCAATAAgaaccaaaagaaaaaatgtgtCGAAATGACATTAAATGACAAAACACAATGATTAACTGTGAAAAATCTGAAAGaaccaattttaatttattatagtaAAAGCAATCAGATTGCATCCGTATTAATATGAATAATTGTTTTCATACGTATTTTTTGCCTTATTAATAAAATCCAAAAATAAAGAGTGATCATATTGAACTtcgttttttgaaaacttttttccatgttggtgaaataattattagtgcatgtttttaaagttttcgtgcatattttaaatgtttcatgtGCATCTTTTAgtgatttttagtgcatataatCCTGGCCCTTTTTTATCACAATACAGATATCTTGATAAGATAATGAAGCTTGAGGTAGCTAatggtgttttttgttattttttccaaaatatattcTATGAACAATTAACAAAAACCAGGAGCTTACTATGACGAACTTTAGACGGTGCCTgaacctagccccccccccctccccttttaaaCCGACATCTGTAATTGAAGTATGTACTTTTTGCTGATAATCTTTGATATTTGAAAGCACGAAATGGTTGGAAAGACTTGTAACAGTGCTTtaagtttgtttcaaaaaaaaaaaaaaaaaaggaagataatttttaaagtaaattcacCGATAATGTTTTTTGGGCCCCTACAGATTTTGTGACCAGGTCCCGCGGGGTATATGACAGCCCaaataaaagtattatttatattttatgtttgaaagaaAACCACCCATAAGAATTCAAtcttttccaaaaatcaaaattttactaaaattttggcACTTGACAAAGCTCCAGGGAACCCTGGGGCAAACTCAGGGTTCCATGGAGCCCAAGGTGTAGGCCTCTCATCTATTCTATCCCAATTCCAAAATTTGAGCTGCCGATCTGTGGAGAAGgttttaaaaagtgcttttaatAAATGGGCCACATTGATTCGATTCAAGCCGTAATTTGATTGTCAGAAAAAATGGAGTTTTCAATCAGTGAAAATTTCTGATTATGGTACTCAAACACAAAATGGTCTTTTTACTTGAGTTGTTAAAAGTTATTATCTAAAAACGTTTGCAAATTTTAACACACAGTTGTAAAAAGATTATAACATGTCAAACATTTGATCAACTAACAATTCCaaagtttttttcaagttaaGCTACACTAAACAAAATACCAATTCTCTGGCACTGGCAAATTGAAAGTTAAACTGGTTTAACTTTCAATTTGATCAGGGTATCAATGATCTCAATAATTATAAAGTATCCaattcaacaaataaaaatttagcgaaatctttgatttaaaaaaaatcaaagaactaaaaaaagaaaaaagaaactgaaggtaagcaaattaaaatttaatgccgATCAAAGGCTAAATAAACACATAGCTTTACGGAAAAGAAAGATCAAATTGTGATGCGTAAAAAGCAATCTCAACTTTAATTTCTATGTTACGTAAAGTAGTTGTGCAAAGGAAGTTCCTTGAATGTTTACGCGTTAAAAATTTAACCAAGAGATATGAGTTCAAAAGCATTAAAAGATATCCGTATAAGCGTTAAATATAATTAGCCTTATCCCCACTCACTAGATTTTGAGATATTGGAataagattttcttttatttgtgcaATATAAAGGTGTTCAACActactctttttattttatttatttatttatatttttgttgtatttttattaaCTCTATGAATAAGTGAGAGActtgaaattttgaacataaGTTCATAATCGGATGACAATCCAAGAAATTGAGTTAAGTGCATGAAAGTATtcgaaattcaaatttaaagcCATAGAATGGCATATAAAAGCTGTTTGTTGAAATTATGGTTGACAACTGGAGCACCTGGAAAAATTGTCCACAAAAGATTCTACACAATTATTTGAAGTCtataataaaatacttaattatatgtACTTAATTCAATTCAATACAATTAAATTGAATAATTATAGTTGAAATGATTTGTTAATGCCAGAaaactttaaagttaaaattggAAATAAACTTGTAACAAAAATGCCACCAGGAACACAGCTTCTTccctgtagttttttttatttggcttaagaagaaaaaaaaattcttaattccaATGTGATTTTTCTCATAACTTTTAGATTATTCCTTGATTCTCTTCGAGTTTCTTATGATTGGGGTTTTCCTACatcattgaaataattttcttagttCTTGGAATTTTGATCCCAAATACCAGTGTTGCCCAAATTACGGCCCGTGAATCTGATTtctgtggcccgttgttttgttccATGTTTCAAACCGAAAAGCACGATAAGTGACAATATCGCAAATTTGGAgtcaaatattcaaaaattttgcagtaagttaccgccctaagccagagctAGGGCAGAAACACctaaaatataccgccagctcagttattccatccgagaactgcagtttcgtgcttttaagcactcatcaacccggaataggaagtaactgagctggaggttttccatttccaggtCAGTACTTCCTACTGACCTACTTCCTAcggtctgatgagtgctaaaaagcacgaaactgcagtcctcagatggaataactTAGCCGGTGGTGTATTTTACGAATtgaaaaatttgtttctgaaaaacagaagcatttaataaaataagcatcaagtaattgaTAACATTAATCACTggattgtaattttctttcctctTCCATATTTTCCAATATTAtatagaaaataatgaaatattttaaagttttatttgtgTTCCGGCCCGCAGAAATGATTTTAGTATGAAGTGCGTCTTTTGGGAAGAAAAAATTTTCGGAGTCACTGTCATATACGATAGTTTCCCATAGTAATTAGGATCTCTTCCTCAGGCATTAAGTTTCTATGTATACGGGTATTCAAAGCGGGAAGAAGGAAGCGGAAAGACTGGGTGCCCTTTCTGAAAAACTTTCAATGTATAGCAccaaagcggaaaaaaaaaatcacaagtgtaaaataatttcgaaaaaccaacttaaaaatctaaaaaaaatgaaattactatTTCTGATGGTTTGTTCAtcataaagaacaaaatatcaGGCGACCTGTGGGTTTTTCTTGAGCCGCCCGAAGTTTTATGCATACTATAAGTATTAATgcgcattctttttttttttttgcacaaattattaccaaaaataaaaattcatctcaaaaaaaaaaagccagaataGAAATgtcatttgtgtgtgtgtttttttttattctgatgtGAAAACTTGAATTTGAGAAACTAAAGAATCTTAGTTGCAAATGTGTACTGTAAGTGTATTATTTTGTCATATCaactttttttgtgaaatagttacgcttttattgatgaaaaaggaggaaaaatgtatattttcaaatttaatttttctaggaGTAAGAAATGAAATGTAATTCTATGCCCTCAAATTCAAGTTTTCTTGTACTGTACGAGCAGGAATattatgtgtgaaaaaaaaaggacactttcatttttaaattttctttgacgTTTCAGGGAGGGTTCAGATcccctggaccccccccccccgactacgCCACTGAGCTTTGgttaaaaagttcaatgaaaatcaAAGTGAAACATTTTCACGAAAACGCAACATTCCACGCCAGTCTAGCGTGAAAATGATGAGCTATAAAATCGAATTGCGTGATCTCGTTGAGTAGCTTCCAATGAATTCGGAAAATTTCCCTTCCCATCGACATTACTCGCTTGAACGTCTTCGATTAACTGCATATTAGGGCGAGCGAAATCAAGGTTACTTGATCAGTGTGCCAGCCTTTGTTATCAAAAGAGAACCTCCCAGTGCACCTCATTACCAGACCATTAGGCAGTGTCCTTCAAAGCAGTCAGCCCCTCTGGTTACAGACCCATGATTGATTGCCGAAACTGCATCAGCTCTTTGTGTCCGTGATTAAAACGTCTGGCAACTTTTGTTATCGGCTCCGACGAGCTGTAACTTTAATTGGATCCAGCGAATTTCCCTTAACCCTTGTAATATCCGTTCTCCGTTTGGGGATGTGAATATCGTATTAGACTTCTCTCGATTGAATTCTGTGCGTATTAAATTTGAAAGCGAGCATTTCTGAAAAAATCGTTGAAAGAAAAATAGACGAAAAACCTTGACTCGTTTGATGAGCTTAATAATTGGTATGCAGGGATGTCCACGAAGGGAGAGGAGAGGGGTGGGGCGGGTTCTCCTCAGAATTTGAGAGAGGTGCGAATCATGGTTCTGTATCTTTAAATGTTCCCAAATATTAGAACCTTCGTTTGAAGTGTAAAAGAAACAATGCAACATTATAACAAGGGCCCGATCAACTCCCGGTCTTGGTAAAATTTGGTACCCCACCGCAAGAAAATCTGCACATTTTCAAAGAAGAAGTTTCCAAAAAAggggaagaaataaaaaatttccctATTCTGATACCCCTAAAATGGTGGTATCCAGGTTTACAAACCTGCAGGACCGTGTGTTGATCAGGCCCTGGTTATAACtgtaatgtatgaaaaaaataataataattcttcaGCAACAATATTGAACACTAAAAACCTAGTAGGTTTTTTGTTGACAGAAACTTATGTTTGAATTTTTCATTACAGATGACTTGTGAGAAAGTTATTTTGGACCTCCAGACGCAGAAGGAGAGACCTTTAAACTCGCAGGAGGAATACAAATCTTCGCATCGAGTCCAGAACAACCGAATGATGTTGGATTTACGACAGAAAATCCAGTGGCAGAGCCAAGTGATCAAGGATCTCAAAGCTCAACGTGATCGTCTGACGAGGGAGCTCGATTCTCGCCTCTTTTTCGTCGAAGCTCAGCTACAAAGAGAACAGAAGCATATAGAAGCCCTTTTGAGTGAAAAAGATCAGTACATTCAGTTCCAATCTCTTCAGATCCAGTCTCTTAAGTACATTCTATCGCATATAGATTCAAATGAACGTAAGTGTTGCCATAAAGGACGATCCGTGTCTTGTGGCAGAAGATCAAAGGCAGTACCTCCTCCGGGCAAAAGATACTCCGTTGCTTTGGATGAGTACATGAGAGAGAGTGGAGGCATCATCTCGAGGGCACAGCCTGTCGTGGTCCAAGTGGAGGCGGATTGTGACAACAAAGCACAATCCCACCATTCACCCTGCTCCCGAACCAGGAGTCTCCCGGAACTGCGCTTCTGCAACGAACCAGAATACGAAAACTTGGATTTTGCAGCAAGACAGATCTATTGCTACGACTCTGTTTGCAGTTCCGATcatttgtcacaaaatgtcatcGACGAACTGGCAGTCAGACGCTGGACATCTGATTGCGATTCCGAAAATTCGGATTCTTTGGATTCCGGGATATCGAGTCCGAGCATCAAGTCACGAAACATTCATTTGAGCGAAGAAAATTTCTCGTTCCCCAGTGACGTAAATGTGGTGAAGGCCAACACGATGACTCCTCGACGTAGTTCCACAATCGGAAACTTCATCAATCGAACCTTTTCTTCGTCTTCTACTCAACTGGAGAAGATCAAAGATGCGGAACTTGTCCATCAAGAAACAATCAGCAGTGGGAGAAGACACAATTCGTTTTCAGAAGTGAAGTCGTccgaaatgaaacaaaaaattgacACCGTGGTGAAGCAGCCCGAAGAGCACAAGTCAACCAATCGTTTCATCAGTTCTGCAAATCGTAACTTCGGGACGAATCATCGGAATGTTACGAAACCACGAGACATCAAGTTCAGAAAACTGTTTAAATTTCGCCGTCGAAATGAAATAGTCAATCCAGAACCACCAAGTCCTGACGATTACATGACTGTGTGAAATATAGAATATATCAGAAGTTGtgcaactttttcattttaatgactgTGCGGTTAATTTAGTTTAAGGTAGAACTTTATTCCTAATGAACCTTTTGTTTGGGTTCATAATTACAACATAGAAGCAGGCTTCTAAATGTGCGATTCGCTAAGGATGTCCTTTTAACTGTAGGTATGATTGATAGCTCTGTACTAATTATAATTGTTGATTATAATTTGACGAATATGAAACCAGAATTGTCTGAAGTCAATAAATGCAATGGATAACTTGGGAAGCATGACATAAAAGAACTAAGTGAGATTGTTGCTTGTGCATTTAACGCATTAGATGCATTGGAATATTTTATCTAGAAAGTATGTACTTCTAACATGAAAAGAGATAATAATTCCACGAACAATAAGTAATAAGTAATAGAGGCCCTCTAATCCACCTATTCCTATTTTTGATTAGTGTCGTATTATGAAGTTGTAGGGAGCAGCAAAAAGTCATACGATTAGAGTGGCACAAAGCGTAATCTTTCCATCAGTTTCTTCAATAAAAGTTGGAAATATCCCAAAAATGGTCCAATCGaggcttcggaattttttttactaactttaataattttctccaactattcattttttttttaaatcgattctCCATTTAATGGTGTGTaatcaagtacagtaaaacctgttaagttgaccacctatctatgttgaccgcttttgtcaggaacggaattagtcctatcttatataatgaaggaaaacatctgcaacttgaccacctctccatcttgaccacctgtctatcttgaccactaatgaacaccaagtttggtttggagtattgtaaaaaaccctttgtaagttgaccacttggtttattattttaaattttacttagcattttttttttaaagctttccaagaatatttttgatgtcagaccagcattttaccaactaaatgaaacagcagcataactaaacctccttttgagtttaaccacatgggaaaactactaagaacccttgtttttcttctgttgttaagcgaaaaaattgtaatttttgattagctataaaattttaggaactattaatataaaatgagtaacttttcataaacaataaggctttttttttttaaatcaattttctgaaattttaaatttgcacgacacattatacgtcattctgggaaaataatctctaaaaatatttgaataacatcttaaattattgtttcaaagtaatgctaaacaatgaaagtgagttaaacagaaagagtaggtgtcaattgcaagaattacaaaaggtgtTATGGtgcaacaattacaaaaaaaaaaatcattaccccctttataagttgaccacctgtctaagttaaccaccaaagtactgcaccgtaagtggtcaacttacacaggtttcactgtatcaattGCTTTTATAGACATAATTTATGAGaggttcaaacatatttttcttttttatttagaaaagagaATATTGCATGTTCCAGGATGATAAtgtaatgatgagaaaaaaaagaagtagcaatcgaaagagcataatAGAGCATATTTCTGGACGCATAAATTTTTTGCCCTCGTGCCCCTTTTTCGAAATATGAGggcttaaagtctgccgaaattttgaGAAAACTCGCCAAATTTAGATAGTTTCGGTGAGTAATGGAAGGCACCTTTCACAGGCTTTGCAAATGGATGTCCTAccacatgcagacggtgaaaCCGAATGGTATCTTCAATTTCTCGAGGACAGAAgggcagatatttttttcttcaaacactGTCTCAACatgctcttttgattgctatCTACTTCAACTTTTTCTTTGTTACACTATTCGTGTACTTATAAGGTATGAATAATTGATGCTGAATAAAATACATGTgattttatttagtatttttaaatttatattgcaaaaatctgaaacgttactgatttCACTTTACAAAGGCTACATTAATTAAAactgtttgaatgaaaaatatggactaatctcaaaaatgataattatgtcaaaatgatttaaaaatgcaCTCGTAGCGCATTTtaggatggggggggggcacGAGTCTCTCCTtaaaggataaattaatttaactatcccattaaatattttaaatttatataccaTTATAATACTAACTATATGCTTATTCTCAACATTCTAACGCTTTCTCCCATAGGGAAAAATATAGctaaattgtttttttccccatggGAAAAAATATAGCTAAGAAACATTTTAGACAATCATATAAAAACTGAACATGAGTCTATTggtatgtttaattatttttcgcGTTATAAACATTATGACAATGATTCCAATTAACACAGCTCATAACTGTAACATTTGGGTAAATTTATGCATAGGGTTTAATATTTAACGGACCTAAGATAGTTAACTTTCCCATTTGACATAACTAAGTCCACAACATTTCTGTACTTCGAAGTACAATGGCCGCCGCacttttgttctaaacagttttgattccataaagcagctGATTAAATAAAGCGGttaaattcaataaagctggattttgttctgtttttgacgatttgatccatttaagcggttgattcaatGAATCACTGactcaattaaccggcgtccactgcaGTTGAACTAACTTTTAAGAGTACTATTATGAAGGGGGAGGGAAACCCCCTTTTGTTACTCTCCGATGCCTCTCCAAAAGCTTTTCCAGTATCCGCCCTTagtgcagttttgaaaaatgtgagtgaaaaataaatgaattgtttcaCACTTAGAAGATTATAAGCTTGACTGTAGCGTAGAGACTTTTTTTTTGCGCATGAAACGTAAAGTTAATAACATGAATAGTGAAGTAAATAACATGTATGTCAAGTTTTTCAAGAATTGTAATTCAGTAGACTGTGTAAATGGATGGGACGTAGAGTCTAACCACGAAAGACGTGGAATCTGGAAAGCGGccaaagacgattccatctgaatgaatctagttggggagaagggaaaatagcgatgggatttcgATGCACGCGTTTATTTAATGTCACTAGGGCTTTATTagtttattgcattctctaagttgAAAATGAGGGGTATAAAAAGTGCTTCTGtggaaacaataaaaagaaaagaaaatattttcattccgtCTGGGAGTGTTAAAGCAAAATGATAAGTTCAAAATcatgttgtaaaaaaattaatcaattatttatcGTGGTGAGAATATATATggaatataatttatatttaaaagattattgcgagaacaaattgtcatttttacaaaactgcgtctaaataattaagaggcaaaagcgcacatcCGCAACGAACAAACTAACACCCATGAAAACTAATAGATCCGTCTATTTCCGCTTTTAAACCGGATGCTTGTCCTTCAAGATCATTGGTGGTCAAACTGTACACATCAAATATAGTCCATTAGAGATGCAAAACTACATTTTTCCAAAGTTTGGTCAATTTATTATTCCACTCGGAAATATTTGCGATATTTATGACATTACTTAATTTAATCTTCAATTGAAAATAAATCTTGTATAAAATGAGGAACATGACAGTATGAATGCGATGTTTTCAATCTATGTATTTCATTtgctatgttttcaaaataaaattagtgtattttttaaaaataattttaaaaaattacaaagataattattattattttttgaatattaagaTTCTGATGAAAATATAATCTAtaaattttttgtatttgataacgtatattaaaaaaaaatcttgaactttGAAGAAACATCTATGCATGGTTCTTAAAGGGTTAAATTTTTTATCCGCTGGCGGATTTGTGATGTTTATGTAATTTTATAATTTCTGTATTGTTTTTTTATacatagatattttaaaataaaattatttgcttgaACGTTGTTTTCTTCctcattatttttacaattaatttcatttaacttCGTCATAGCGTTCGAAAACAGAAAAAACCTAAActgaataaaatttcattttaaaattttacaagaaagcTTTTTGAGGAAAATTAATTTTCGACACCTtcactttgaataaaaaaagaactgcagTCGTAGAGAAATGagggataaaatgaaattaaaatggaaatattgaaacgataaaatattttcaataaatatttattatggTACGATTCTTCAATAatcatagtttcattttttaagggaaattgaaacataaataatcaaataaacactaaaatagcaattttaattttttcagcaaaagaaTACATAGTataataaaaagctttttttttttttttgaaataattttaaaaacattcggAGGAGTTCTAAACCTAAAAACCCGCTACTTAAATGCGGCCGAGTCTTGCAGCTGAAATGATTTACAGCAACAAGTGAGGTGcaattcatattgtaatattttttgttgcaagtcaaaaattatttttattattataaaatgataaagttcttgttattaacattttaagtatttattgAGACTTTCTAATACTCtgtttagtatttatttagttcatattaagcttatttgtattttaaatattttctacaatcagtccagtacatgcggggcaaagtgaaatagttcattacgTTTATTCGCTCAAcaatttactaaatcacttatatattcatttattaattcattcatttacattcctccatttagtaatactcttatttattcattcatttatttaattttcccattcattcactcttttacttgttcatttatttttcttcatacactaattaattaactaatttaattttcactttattgtttcagtatctttttatttattcattaaacctACTATTTACTGAttgatttgatcaaaaatattttcgataattgaataaaaaatattttattagaaaaatattctatttttcactttgcccccatagaaaaaaaaaacgaataaattcCACTTTTGTTTTTGAAAGCGCAAatttactagggctcgaccgatggcaatttttggccgatgggccgatgccgattgttcaaagatggccgatggccgatggccgatgccgttggcaaaaaagagtaaaaaaattaatttgaattttgatatttttaattcaaattatgtttttcgcaatcgcgtgTTGAGACAGgaacctactcattggagttactgtttctagaaactgctcctgtccccTTAAACCTGCCACTTCTCCTGGGCGAttatgtgtatagttgtgtgtgtatgtgtaggcgcgcatgcatgtgtaggcttgtgtgtgcgtaaacctgtaCATACACGTAGGCGTGTTTGTCTCTCTCTCTGTGTAGGCGCTTgcgcatgtgtaggcttgtgcaggggcggcatttcagcatttcatttggggggtcgagtttcttaaatgtgTATTACCACAGTGTGGTCCCAAACaaacattagctaacaggaagtggtcataaaaccggtttaatatgaataaaaattagtgtttagaaacaattaaaatgttaattcattttctaataagttatcatacaaaacatctcaatactgaagtttttataccttttagaaaaattttaatacatgatttttggaattcggaagagcagggaatcgtgttactaatctatctgctcagtgtcgtgctgttttgccagttatACATACACCATACAGTTAAATAGAAAAGagggtgaaaaagctcatgccctttagcatgtatgacttcgtttgaattttttgcccattgcacttcgaaaataattctctaacctcctgagacataaaaaagtCTTTCTCTACTAGCTTAGCTTAttagaatagttaaaaaataattgaagcaatAAAGTTAagaatgaaaacactttttatatcggGCTCTTCAAAATCCCCcatgcaacttcaaaaattgtgagggacttaatttttcatcattgaataatgtAGTCTCGTCGGCCATCTCAGCTTCattgagatatcatctgcctcctgCTCTGTTATTtactatttcagactgatgagtcaaTAACAATGACGAAAATGCAATCTGTGGATGTGGTAACCGGTCTTGTCGGTattttgcttgtaatttttcttgccccATGCTAACAATTTTACTCATATAGAACCAgctatacagaaaaataattatcagcAAATCTTGTgtaaatttcattcgaaactgaatctattacttcatacaaaatgttaaaaaatcaatgtttaacttcacatcatcatgtggatttttgtcactttttttttgcgtctttttaaatatggttcggaggaagaattttttttgaaaagcctCACGTTtgattgaaatgtaaaatttattttcagattcaattgtagattgaactagggtagtatggtgcacagatcattTGCAgtttgaactgtggcttgaatagtccgaaaattgagggtagcggattgaagatgttttgatagagtaaagcatttttcaaaaacattcctcaatacaaattgaataaaaattcaaacgaagtcatacatgcaaaagggcatgagctttttaaccattgaaagaatcgttttgcaataatacttccagtcgtcaaatcaccgCTTTggagttaaatgttttttatggTTTTACCTAACTCTTGACGCTCCGAggcatcttgtgtcactccgagattgcataatatagagccccataaaaggtatttgttgatatgtttttgttAATTCAGTAATCagatgcatttttaagaagtttctatgaaaggatataatgcattgagcagctgaaacgtgtttctagcagaagaaagtgatgacgactcattaaataaatatacacttaaaaatgagagtaaaattgaatgtaaaatatcaaggaatttttttgtgaaaaccttgcagccacaccactttgcacgagcctctcatattggacataccatcgttacccTGGGCACACAagtaatgaaatatttagcctatatgaggaaatgtcttctttagttaaaactaaaccatggttctctattagcttt contains:
- the LOC129216713 gene encoding uncharacterized protein LOC129216713 — translated: MTCEKVILDLQTQKERPLNSQEEYKSSHRVQNNRMMLDLRQKIQWQSQVIKDLKAQRDRLTRELDSRLFFVEAQLQREQKHIEALLSEKDQYIQFQSLQIQSLKYILSHIDSNERKCCHKGRSVSCGRRSKAVPPPGKRYSVALDEYMRESGGIISRAQPVVVQVEADCDNKAQSHHSPCSRTRSLPELRFCNEPEYENLDFAARQIYCYDSVCSSDHLSQNVIDELAVRRWTSDCDSENSDSLDSGISSPSIKSRNIHLSEENFSFPSDVNVVKANTMTPRRSSTIGNFINRTFSSSSTQLEKIKDAELVHQETISSGRRHNSFSEVKSSEMKQKIDTVVKQPEEHKSTNRFISSANRNFGTNHRNVTKPRDIKFRKLFKFRRRNEIVNPEPPSPDDYMTV